In the genome of Diaphorobacter sp. HDW4A, the window AGGTGCTGGGCGATGCGTGGGTCGACCGCTCGGTGAGCAGCGCCAACACTCTCAACGTCGACTTCCAGCGCATGATCACTTCCTACGCGTGGGACCACATCTGGAGTCGTCCGGGCCTGGACCGCCGCACGCGTCGCGTCATGGTGCTGGCGATCACGGCGTCCATGGGGCGATGGGAAGAGTTTGAGCTGCACGTGCGCACAGGCCTCTCGGCCCCGCCGGATCAGCCTGAGTCCGCGCCGCTCGATCTAGACACGCTCAAGGAGGTGCTGCTGCAGATCGCCGTCTACGCCGGTGTTCCGGCGGGCAACACCGGCATGGCCGTCGTGATCAAAGTGGCAAAGGAGCTGGGACTGGAGCTGGCTCCGGCGGACTTTCACCACCCGTAGGCGTGAGGCGGTCCGGGCTCCGGTTTCCCCCCCATTCAGCGCGCCGGTCGATGCGGCTGCTACCCTGCTGGTCGACCACGCGACGATGACCCTTGCGGCCAAGGCGGCATTCAGGTAGCACGCACGGCGGCGCTGCCCGTGAAGCGCCACGAGGCGCGCCACGCATTGACCATCGAACGCTTAAACAGTGGGGTGGGATGTGCGCCCGACTTGAAAGGCATCCATCCAGACGTGAAACAAGTCACTCGGGGGGGGGCCACTGAAAGACGGCGTGGATTCATTGCGGTGAATTCGCTCCCACACCTCGCGTAGGCGCAGGCAAACGCGGGCTCGAGCCGGCAGGCTGATCCGTCAACGGAGCCTCCCGCGACTCGCGGTATTTGATCGTGATCCCGCTGTTGTCCTGCTTGGGCTCGTCATCATCGAGCATGGCATCGGCTGCCTTGCCCACGCCCTTGCCGACGATGCGCACGGTGCCGATGGCGGCGTCCGCCGCGAGGCCCACCACAGATCCGGCGACGCTGACCACGGTGCAGCCCGACAGGGACAGCAGCAGCGCAGGTGCGCCGATGAGAAGCCACAAAAAAGCCCCAGGGCTTTTGCGGCGAAGGGGCTGGTGATGGTTCATGAGATGAACGTGTCCGGGTCAGTGAATGCGCATGCCCGGTGTTGCGCCGGGGAAGGGCTCAAGCACGTAGATGCCGGGGTGTGCCTTCTCGTCGGCATGGCTGGCGGCGAGCACCATGCCTTCGCTCACGCCAAACTTCATCTTGCGCGGCGCGAGGTTGGCCACCATCACGGTGAGCTTGCCTTGCAGCTGCTCTGGCTTGTACATGCTGCTCACGCCGCTGAACACATTGCGAGTGCGGCCTTCGCCCACGTCGAGCGTCAGTTGCAGCAGCTTGGTCGAGCCTTCGACGGCCTTGCATTCGACGATCTTGGCGATGCGCAGATCGACCTTGGCGAAATCATCGATGGTGATCGTGGGGGCGATCTCTTCGCCACCGGGCAGTACGGCTTCGACCACGGGGGCGGCAGGTGCTTCGAACAGTGCTTCGAGCTGCTTGGGATCCACGCGCGTCATCAGGTGCTTGTACTCGCCGATCTGGTGGTCCTTGCCGAGCGGCTTGTCGATGTCGGCAAAGTCCTCGGGCGGCATGATGAGGAAGTTTGCGACCTCGGCGGCCACCTGCGGCAGGATGGGCTTGAGGTAGACGGTCAGGATGCGGAAGGCTTCGATGCAGGTCGTGCAGACGTCCTGCAGGCGGGCTTCCATGCCTTCCTTCTTGGCCAGCTCCCATGGCTTGTTGGCGTCCACGTAGCTGTTCACGCGGTCGCACAGCAGCATGATTTCGCGCACCACGCGGGCGGTGTCGCGGGCCTCGTAGGCCGCGATGATCGGGCCTTGCTGCTCGCGCAGTTGGGCGATCAGCGCCTGGCCGTCTTCGCTCATCTCGCCGAGCTTGCCTTCGAAACGCTTGACGAGGAAACCCGCCGCGCGCGAGGCGATGTTCACGTACTTGCCGATCAGATCGGCGTTCACGCGGGCCATGAAGTCTTCGGGATTGAAGTCGATGTCTTCGTTCTTTCCGTTGAGCTTGGCGCCCAGGTAGTAGCGCAGCCATTCGGGGTTCATGCCGAGGCTCAGGTACTTGAGCGGATCGAGGCCCGTACCGCGGCTCTTGCTCATCTTCTCGCCGTTGTTCACGGTCATGAAGCCGTGCACGCAGATCTTGGTCGGCGTCTTGCGGCCGCTGAACTTCAGCATCGCGGGCCAGAACAGCGTGTGGAAGGTGATGATGTCCTTGCCGATGAAGTGGTACTGCTCGAGCGCTGGATCGGCCATGTAGGCCTCGTAGTTCTCGCCGCGCTTGTTGAGCAGCTCCTTGAGCGACGCGAGATAGCCCACAGGTGCGTCGAGCCACACATAGAAATACTTGCCCGGTGCGTCGGGAATCTCGATGCCGAAGTAAGGCGCATCGCGGCTGATGTCCCAGTCGTCCAGACCTTCGCTGGTCGTGCCATCGGGATTGGTGCGTACGCCGAACCATTCCTTGATCTTGTTGGCCACCTCGGGCTGTACATGCACGCCGTCCTGCGTCCATTCGGTGAGGAATTCCACAGCGCGCGGATCCGACAGCTTGAAGAAGAAATGCTCCGATGTCTTGAGCACCGGCTTCGCACCCGAGAGCGCGGAGTAGGGGTTGATCAGGTCGGTGGGCGAGTAGACGGAGCTGCACACCTCGCAGTTGTCGCCATATTGGTCCTTGGCGTGGCAGCGGGGGCACTCGCCCTTGATGAAACGGTCGGGCAGGAACATGTTCTTCTCAGGGTCGAAGAACTGCTCGATCACGCGCGTCTCGATGAACCCGGCCTTCTTCAGGTCGAGGTAGATCTGCTTGGACAGCTCGTGGTTCTCGGCGCTGTCGGTGTTGCTCCAGTTGTCGAAGGCGATGTGAAAGCCATCGAGGTACTGCTTGCGTCCGGAGGCAATGTCGGCCACGAACTGCTGCGGCGTCTTGCCCGCCTTTTCGGCTGCGATCATGATCGGCGCACCATGCGCGTCATCCGCGCCGACGAAGTTCACCAGATTGCCCTGCATTCGTTGCGCACGCACCCACGTGTCGGCCTGGATGTACTCCATGATGTGGCCGATATGGAAGTTGCCGTTGGCATACGGCAGTGCGGTGGTGGCGAAAATCTTGCGTGCAGTCATCGGTTCAAACTTTCGATGAGCCGGCGAAATGCAGGCTCGGACGGAACCCGACATTGTAAGTGGTGCCGCCCAAGGCGTCTTCAATGGGCCGGCTGAGGCAGTGTCCATCCGAAGAACGCACAAATTTCCGCGCGTTTTGCTGCTACGTCAGCGCGTCCGAGTGCCATGAGTTCGCCTGTGAAACCGGGCTCAAACAGAAGGTAGCTTGCGAGGGCAGCACCGCCTGCGCCGGGTTGACCTGGCGTGGGTTCCTTCACGCCGACAGCGCCCAGCAGTGTGCGAATGGTGATGGGAAGGTCGCAGATATGGCGTGCGGCGATTTCATCGATGCGTTGGCTGGGCGAGAGCACGAGCAGGTTCAGGGGGCGCAGGGGGCTGCGGGCTCGGGCTTCGGCAGGGATGAGTGAGAGGGTCTGGTTGATGCGTTCGGCGCGTTCGACGTCGACCGAGAGGGCGTCGAGAAAAATGCTGGACAGCGCATGTCCACCGATCTGGGCGAGCGAGGGGTAGCTCGGTTCTGCGCCCGGTGGCAGTTGGGTTTCGGGCTCTTTCATGCGGCCTGCGCCAACGACGAGGATGCGTTCTGCACCCAGATGGATGGCGGGTGCGATCGGAGCGGTCTGGCGCATGGAGCCGTCGCCGAGGTAGTGGGGCTGACCGTCCACGGTAACCGGGCGGGCCGGGAAGATGAATGGAATCGCCGAGGAGGCGAGCAGGTGGCTGATGGTGATGTCAGTGCGCACGGCCTTGCGTTGCGAGCGCACCCAAGGCGCGCGGGCGTCGCGTGACTGGTAGAAGGTGATGTGTTCGCCGGTGGTGTAGCTCGACCCGGTGACGGCCAGGGCGCTTAAGTGGCCGTCACGGATCAGCTCGGGGATGCGGTCGAGGTGCACCAATTGCTTGAGCAGTTCGGCCAGCGGCTGGTTGTTGAGCAGCGCATGCGGGCGCACCTTGCGCCAGCGCGCCACGGTCCAGCCAAGCGAGAGCAGCGTGAGCCAGTGCGCGCCGCTGCGGATCACGCTCAACGAGTCGGCGCGGTAGACCTGCTCTGCGTGAAAGTGCCGCCATATGCTGGCGACATGGCGCACCGCGTCGTCGAAATGGTCGGTCGCGCTGGCCAGGGCCGCCGCGTTGATGGCCCCGGCCGAGGTGCCGCAGAAGATCTGGAACGGGCTGTTCTGGCGCGGCAGACCGCAGGCGATGCGCAGGTCGGCAATCGCCTCGAGCACGCCCACCTGGTAGGCCGCGCGCGCGCCGCCGCCCGAAAGTACCAGTCCGGTGAGAGGCGAGTGCGCTGTTTGCATGGGTGGATAGGTGGGCGAAGGGTGTCAGGTGTTGCGTGGTTTTGATTTGAGCAGCATGGCGGCGAGCGCGTCGCCTTCGAGCAGCAGCAGGCCGTGCTCCGTGGCGTAGGCGCGCGCCGTGTCGCTGAGGCTGCCTTGCAGCACGACGTAGACGCCGTACTGTGCCTTGAGTCGCGTGACGGCGTCGTCCAGTTCCTTGAGCGACTCAACGCCGTGTGTCGCGGCCTTCCAGCGGCGGGCGCTGACCAAGGTGATGGTGCCGGATTTTTCAAGTCTCAGATCGACGACACGGTCGGCTATATGCTGTACGTTCTGGCCCTCGTTTTTCCAGGCGGCTTCAAGGGCTGTGGAGAATTGCTTCCACGACATGGCGGCGGCTTCGGCGCGGATGGCCTCGACCTTGGCACCGCTCGGTGCCTTGAGCTGGCGCCACGCGGCCATGCACCCGATGATGAAGATGGGCACGGCACCCAGCGCCGCAAATGGCCAGATTTCCTTGGGCAGCAGGGCGCTGCAGGCCGCCACGATGGCGATGGCGATCACGAAACTGATCCACCACGGTGAACGCAACAGGATTGCGAACAGGGAGTTCTTGGCCATCTTCAACTTCACGGGAAACCTTCTTCTTGCGATTTGTTCAGGGTAAATGACGGTATTTTTGTAATGCCACGTGCCTGCACGTGTGTTTCAGCTTGGATAGACTACCCGACTCTCGAGGAGTTAATGAAGTATGACCATTACTGAACAGGGTCTCATGGAGGCTCTCGCCCAAGTCCGCGACCCCTATACCGGTAAGGATTATGTGAGCACGCGCGCGCTGCGCAATGTCTCGATCAGCGGCGGCGATGTCGCCTTCGACGTGGAAATCGGCTATCCCGCCAAGAGCCTGGTGTCCGAGCTGCGCCAGCAACTGGTGACGGTCGCCAAGGCGCTGCCGGGCGTGGAGAACGTCTCGGTCAACATCGTCAGCAAGATCATTGCGCATGCGGTTCAGCGCGGCGTGCAGATGCTGCCCGGTGTGAAGAACATCATCGCGGTGGCGTCCGGCAAGGGCGGCGTGGGCAAGAGCACCACGGCCGTGAATCTGGCGCTGGCACTGGCGGCCGAGGGCGCGAATGTCGGTCTGCTCGACGCCGATATCTATGGCCCGAGCCAGCCGCTGATGACCAGCACCTCGGGCAAGCCCGAGAGCCTGGACGGCAAGCTCATGGAGCCTAAGCGCAGCATGGGCCTGCAGATCAACTCCATCGGTTTTCTGGTGGATGAAGAGCAGGCCATGATCTGGCGCGGCCCGATGGCCAGCCAGGCGCTCGAGCAACTCATCATGCAGACGCGCTGGCAGGATCTGGACTACTTGGTCGTCGACATGCCACCGGGCACCGGCGACATCCAGCTGACCATGTCGCAGAAGGTGCCGCTGACCGGCGCCGTGATCGTGACCACGCCCCAGGACATCGCGTTGCTCGATGCCAAGAAGGGCATCAACATGTTCCAGAAGGTCAATGTGCCGATTCTGGGACTGGTGGAAAACATGGCCGTGCACGTCTGCACGAACTGCGGCCATGTGGAACACATCTTCGGCGAGGATGGCGGCAAGAAGATGGCCGAGAAGATGGGCATGGACTACCTTGGCGCGTTGCCGCTGGCCATGAGCATCCGCGAGCAGGCCGACAGCGGCAAGCCCACGGTGGTGGCCGATCCGGATGGCGAAGTGGCGCAGCTCTACAAGTCCATCGCGCGCTCGGTGGCGGTGAAGATCGCGCAGCAGGCCAAGGACTTCTCGTCCAAGTTCCCGACCATCACGGTGAGCAAGAACACCTGACCAACGCGTGTGGGTGAACCGCCCAGGCTGCCGCAGTGTGGTCGGGCGAGCGTGAAGCGCCGAAAGTGCAGGGCAGTGCCCAAGGAGACAGCGCCATGAGCGAGCAGAAGATCGAGTTCTACAAGGGCCCGGCCGGTGGTTGGGGTGCGCTCAACAGCGTGAAGAATGCGCTGCTGCGGCAGGACATTCCGCTCAAGGGCGCGAAGACGCTGCTCTCGGCCAACCAGCCCGACGGCTTTGACTGCCCGGGCTGCGCGTGGCCGGATCGCCACCACGCATCCACTTTTGAATTCTGCGAAAACGGCGTCAAGGCGGTGGCCGCCGAGGCCACCGCGCGCCGCGCGGGCCCCGCGCTGTTTGCGCGGCACACGGTCAGCGAACTGGCCCGTCAGAGCGATTTCTGGCTTGAAGACCAAGGGCGGCTCACGCACCCGATGGTGTTCGATGCGGCGAGCGACAAGTACCTGCCGATCATGTGGGACGACGCGTTCGCGATCATCGCGCGGCATCTGAACGCGCTGCCCGATCCGAATCAGGCAATCTTCTACACCTCGGGCCGGGCGAGCAACGAGGCCGCGTTTCTCTACCAGCTGTTCGTGCGCGAGTTCGGCACCAACAATTTTCCCGACTGCTCCAACATGTGCCACGAGCCGAGCGGCAGTGCCATGCGTCCGCAGATCGGCGTGGGCAAGGGCACGGTGGAGCTGGTCGATTTCGAGCGCGCCGACGCGATCTTCATCTTCGGCCAGAACCCCGGCACCAACCATCCGCGCATGCTCGGCGAGCTGCGCGAGGCGCACAAGCGCGGTGCGCGCATCGTGAGCTTCAACCCCTTGCGCGAGCGCGGGCTGGAGCGCTTTGCTGATCCGCAGGACAAGCTGGAGATGGCGACCTTCGGATCCACTCCCATCAGCACGCATTACTTCCAACTGCGTGTGGGTGGCGATCTCGCGGCCGTCGAGGGCATGATGAAGCATGTGCTGGAGCAGGAAGACGCGAGCGGCGACGTGCTCGACCGCGTTTTCATCGCCGAGCACACGAGCGGTTTCGAGGCGCTTGCGCACAGCCTGCGCGATGAATCGTGGCAGCTGCTCGAAGAAGAGTCCGGCCTCAGCGAGGCGCAGATGCGTAGCGCGGCCGACATCTACATCGGCGCCAAGAGCGTGATCGCCTGCTGGGGCATGGGCATCACGCAGCACGTGCATTCGGTGGCGACGATCCAGATGATCGTGGACCTGCTGATGCTGCGCGGCAACCTTGGCCGCCCCGGCGCGGGCGCATGCCCCGTGCGCGGGCACAGCAATGTGCAGGGCGACCGCACCATGGGCATCTGGGAAAAACCGCCCGCTGCGCTGCTCGACAAACTGAAAGCGGTCTACGGCTTCGAACCGCCGCGCGAAAACGGTGTGGACACGGTCGAGGCCATCGCCGCCATGCGCGATGGCGACGCCAAGGTGTTCTTTGCGCTCGGCGGCAACTTCGCTGCGGCCACGCCCGACACGTATGAAACCTGGAAGGCCTTGCAGCGTTGTGATCTCACCGTTCACGTGACCACCAAGCTCAACCGCAGCCACGTGGTGCATGGCAAGGAAGCGCTGATCCTGCCGTGCCTCGGTCGCACCGAGATCGACATGCAGGCCGGTGGCGTGCAGGGCGTGACGGTGGAAGACTCGATGAGCATGGTGCACATCTCCATGGGCATCAACCCCCCCGCGTCGGGGCATCTGCTGTCCGAGCCCGCCATCGTCGCGCGGCTCGCGCATGCGACGCTTGGCGAACGCAGCCGCGTGAACTGGCTGCAGCTCGTGGGCAATTACGCGCTGATCCGCGACGAGATCGAAAAGGTGTTCCCCGACTTCGCCCGCTTCAACGAGCGCGTGGCCGTGCCCGGCGGCTTTCGCCTACGCAACACGGCGAGCGAGCGGGTGTGGACCACGGCGAACGGCAAGGCGTCGTTCGTGGCGCACGCGGTGCCGCGTGATACGCCCTCGCACCGCGCGCGCGAGCGGGTGCGTGACCAGGTCGTATTCACGCTGCTCACCACGCGCTCGCACGACCAGTACAACACCACCATCTACGGCATGGACGACCGCTATCGTGGCGTGTTCGGCCAGCGCCGCGTGGTCTTCATCCATGCCGACGACATCCGCGCGCTGGGCATGAATGATGGCGACTGGATCAATATCCGCACCGTCTGGGATGATGGTCAGGAGCGCCGCGCCGACGGCTTCAAGCTGGTGGCCTATGACATTCCGCGCGGCAATCTCGCGGCGTATTACCCCGAGACCAATCCGCTGGTCCCGCTGTCGGCCGTGGCTGCGAATGCGGGCACGCCGACCTCCAAGTCCATCCCCGTGGTGCTGGAGCCGGGCAGGGCGTCTGTGTGAGCGTGACGCACGAAGACGAAGCACCACCGTCATCACCCATTCCGCTGGCCGCTCGCATTCTGCTGGCGCTCGCGCAGGAGCTGCAGGCGCGGGGCGATGAGACGGCGATGGCGACGGTGCCGCTGTCGCGTTTGTCAAAAATTCTGGGAGAAAGCGCCAGCGTGCTGATGCGCGAGATCACGCTGATGAGCGATGCGCAGATCGGAGCCCAGTGCGGGCCCGGCTGGGTCAGCTTGCGGCAGGACGAGTCGCGCTGGCTGGTGCTGCTGACGCCCGCAGGCCGCGCGCTTCTGGAAGAAGGCGCGCGGTAGCGGTTTGGCTCAACGCGTGTTGTTGTCGAAGCGCTGAAAAATCGTGGCGATGATGGGGCCGGAGATGTTGTGCCACACGCTGAAGATCGCGCTTGGCACGGCAGCCAGCGGCGAGAAGTGGGCGGTGGCCAGCGCCACGCCGAGGCCTGAGTTCTGCATGCCGACCTCGATGGCCAGCGTCTTTCGCTTGGGCACGCTCATGCCGAACAGCTTGGCGAGGCCGTAGCCGAGCAGATAGCCGAGACCGTTGTGCAGCACCACGACGGCAAAGATCATCAGACCACTGGAGGCGATGCGCTGCTGGTTGCCCGACACGACGGCGGCCACGATGGCGACGATGGCGACCACTGACACGAGCGGCAGCACGTCGACGGCGGCCTTGACCTTGTCGCGCAGAAAGGTCTGGCAGATCACGCCCAGCGCAATCGGCAACACCACCACCTGAACGATGGACCAGAACATGGCGGCCGCGCTCACCTCGATCCACTGGCTGGCCAGCAGATAGATCAGCGCGGGTGTCACGATAGGTGCGAGCAGGGTGGTGACGGAAGTGATGGCGACTGACAGCGCGACGTCGCCGCGTGCCAGAAAGGTCATCACGTTAGAGGCCGTGCCGCCGGGGCAGCAGCCCACGAGGATCACGCCTACGGCCACTTCGGGCGGCAGGTTCAGGGTCTTGGACAGCGCCCAGGCAAGCCCCGGCATGATGACGAACTGGCCGATCACGCCGATGGTCACATCGCGCGGACGGCGCAGCACTTCGCGGAAATCTTCCTTGGACAGCGTCAGGCCCATGCCGAACATGATGATGCCCAGAAGCGGCACCACATAGGGTCCGATCCATTTGAATTGTGCGGGGAAACAGAAGGCCAGAATGGCGAAAAGCAACGTCCAGAGAGCGAACGTTTTGCCAACGAATTGGCTCAGGCGAGCGATAGCCTGCATGGTGAAAGATCCTTGACTCAAAAACCGTGCAGCGCGGCGTTGGGTATGCAAGGCGCTGCAGTGACCGCAGGGCGGTCAGATCGACAGATGGGCAAGGTTCACAGCCAGGGATGTCGGCGCAGAACTTCCCGAAAGACAGACACAGATAAGTGCGATGGCCACGCGACACGGGTTGGCACGCGGGGCACATCGGGAATCTTAGGGAGTTTGCGATACCGACGTTGTGCGCAGGTCATTCGCCGCGGCGCTGTCAAGCGCCCGGAGTGATGAAATCAACGGGTTCCGCGCGCCAGAATCTGCGGCGGCTGCAGCGCCGCATTCAACGCCTCGTCGCGCAGCCAGCGATTGCCGGGCATGTAGAGATAGTCCTCGCAGTTGGATGCCTCGCAGCGCTGGCTGTCGATGATCTCGAGAATCACCGCGTCGCGCGTTCCGTCATCGGTGGAGCGTCCCTTTACACGCACCGCGACGATGCGGCCCTGTTCGTCCCAGTTCGCAATCGGCCCGCGCAGCAGCACGTGCGACCAGTCGTAGCGACTGCCATTGGCGGGGCGCACCGTGGCTTCGACGGGAGTGCGTGCCTCGTGCATGCGCACCGCCACGAGGATCACATCGTTGCCGAAGCGAAAGGGATTCTTCTCGAGCGCGCGCAGCTCGACGTAGCGCGTCGCGCCGTGCTTGCGTGCAAACGCGCGCAGGCGTTTCTCGTTGGCCTGCAACTGCTCGGCTTGCTGCTTGTCGCGCTGGGTGCTGGCCTGCTGTTGCGCCGCTCGGTTACTGTAGCTCTGCCAGGTGTGGGGTGCGGCGTCGGCCGACGCGCTGATGGTTCTGGAGGCCTGTGCCACACCGCCCGGAATGTTGCCGTAGGAATCGGGCGACCAGCCCGTGCGCTCGTGCAGCAGCACGCGCAGTTGGCGGCCTTTCAAGGTCTCGGCGCCCGAGGCTTTGCAGATGGAAAGCCAGCGCGCATACGCCTTGTCCATCCAGCCCTTGGCGAGATCGTCGTTCGCGAAATCACCGTTGGCCGAAACCTGCAGGCTCAGCGGCTGGCAGATCGATGGCGGCAGCCTGCCGTCCACGCGGCTCTCCACCCAGAGCCGTCCGGCCTTCGCGCCCTTGGGTGCATCAAGCGAGCCTGTGTCGAGCAGCACGCGCGTGGTGTCCACGCGCTTGGCACCCACGCTCTGTGGATCCGAAAGAAAGATGCCCTGTGTGAACTTTCCTTGCCAAACGACGGGTGCAGCGGATGGTGCGTGGCGCAACTGCCAGGACGCCTTGCCATTGCCCTCCGCAAGCCCGTTTGTGCACGCACCTTCGTATTGGGCGATGTACTCGCTGCTGCGCAACTGGCCCGAGGCCAGCACCTCGCAGCCACCGGTGTTTACGCCCTCGGGTGCGGCGTGGGCGACCACCGCTATTGCGCCGTGTGCAAGTAAGCAGGCCGAAACGAATGCGCGCAGACGTCCGCGCAGCGCAACGTGCGAATGCTGTAGGAATGACGGCGGAATGGATTGGCGGCACAACACGGTGGAAGGACTCCCTGAGATGGATGGTTCGATGGATACCATCCGACTATGTCAGAGAGGCCGTGCGCAGAGTGTCAGCGTTTGTAGTAGCTGGGCTCAGTTTTCCAGCGCGATGATCTGCGCGGCGATGCGGTCGATGTCTGTCTCTTCCAGCGAGCTGGCCTCGATCTTCCGGCGCTGCTCCCAGCCGCTGAAATGATTCGATTGCGAGCGTTCGTAGTGGGGGTCGTAGTGCATGCGCATAAGCTCGGCGAACAGGGGTGAGAGCGATTTCTCGCGTGCCCATTCCTGCCAGCGTCCCACGGTTTCCTTGCCGAGTGATTCAGTCAGCACGCTGAGTTTGCCGGTGAGTGCATCGACGTCATCACCCAGATACGCGTAGTCGCGCAGCAAGTAGGACAGGCGTGCCTCGGCCGTGGCGGCAATCTCGATGGTGGGCGCGGCGCGCATCTGGGTGACCAACGGCAGCGGCACCGAGAGGCGTCCGATACGCGCGCTTTCGCCCTCCACATACAGTGGGCGAGAAAGGTCCAGCGTCTCCAGCACGGTACCGATCTGGGTCTCGAAATTCTTCTGCGAAGGCTGCTCCACGCCAGGCAGACTGCCGAGCATCGAGCCCTTGTGGCGCGCGCAGTGCTCCAGATCGAGCACCTGCGCACCCTGTTCGGTGAGTGCCTGCAGCACGCGCGTCTTGGCGCTGCCGGTGGCTCCCAGAATCACGCGCAACTGCAGCCTGGGGACGATGTCCTCGATCTGCGAAATGACATGCCGACGGAACGACTTGTAGCCGCCCGCGAGCTGCTGGGCGTCCCAGCCGACAAGGCGCATCCAGTGCACCATCGAGCCGCTGCGCATGCCGCCGCGCCAGCAGTAGACCAACGGCTTCCAGCGTTCGGGCCGGTCGGCGAACTGTTCCTTCAGATGCTTTGCCAGATTGGCCGCCACCATCGCGCCGCCCACGCGACGCGCCTCGAACGCGCCTTGCTGCACGTAGATTGTGCCGACGATGGCGCGCTCCTCGTTGTCGAGCACCGGGCAGTTGATGGCACCGGGAATATGATCGAGGGCGAACTCCGCAGGCGAGCGCGCATCGATGATGGCGTCGAAACGGTGGCGGTCTGCGGGGCGTACGGGCTGGAAATGGGACATGGGGCTTGGAGTTGGAGGGCCAAACTATACCGGGGCTCGTTTGGCAGCGTTGTCCGCGCGAGTATCCGCGTGCCCAGGTTGAGTGCTCCGAATCTGGGATGATCAGGGCTGAGTTCCCCGTCATCCCATTACCCTTTCGGACTGCCATGACCGCATCAGCACCCACCCCCGCCACCACCACAGCTACGCCCGCATTACCGCGCCTGACTTCGCTGTCGCACGGTGGCGGCTGCGGCTGCAAGATCGCTCCGGGGGTGCTGTCGGAGATCCTCCAATCGAGCGGCGCGAACGCCGTGATTCCGCCCGAGTTGATGGTCGGCATCGAAACCTCGGACGACGCCGCCGTCTACAAGCTCAACGACCAGCAGGCGCTAGTTGCCACGACCGACTTCTTCATGCCCATCGTGGACGACCCGTACGAATTCGGCCGTATCGCAGCGACCAATGCGCTGTCGGACGTCTATGCCATGGGCGG includes:
- a CDS encoding FdhF/YdeP family oxidoreductase codes for the protein MSEQKIEFYKGPAGGWGALNSVKNALLRQDIPLKGAKTLLSANQPDGFDCPGCAWPDRHHASTFEFCENGVKAVAAEATARRAGPALFARHTVSELARQSDFWLEDQGRLTHPMVFDAASDKYLPIMWDDAFAIIARHLNALPDPNQAIFYTSGRASNEAAFLYQLFVREFGTNNFPDCSNMCHEPSGSAMRPQIGVGKGTVELVDFERADAIFIFGQNPGTNHPRMLGELREAHKRGARIVSFNPLRERGLERFADPQDKLEMATFGSTPISTHYFQLRVGGDLAAVEGMMKHVLEQEDASGDVLDRVFIAEHTSGFEALAHSLRDESWQLLEEESGLSEAQMRSAADIYIGAKSVIACWGMGITQHVHSVATIQMIVDLLMLRGNLGRPGAGACPVRGHSNVQGDRTMGIWEKPPAALLDKLKAVYGFEPPRENGVDTVEAIAAMRDGDAKVFFALGGNFAAATPDTYETWKALQRCDLTVHVTTKLNRSHVVHGKEALILPCLGRTEIDMQAGGVQGVTVEDSMSMVHISMGINPPASGHLLSEPAIVARLAHATLGERSRVNWLQLVGNYALIRDEIEKVFPDFARFNERVAVPGGFRLRNTASERVWTTANGKASFVAHAVPRDTPSHRARERVRDQVVFTLLTTRSHDQYNTTIYGMDDRYRGVFGQRRVVFIHADDIRALGMNDGDWINIRTVWDDGQERRADGFKLVAYDIPRGNLAAYYPETNPLVPLSAVAANAGTPTSKSIPVVLEPGRASV
- a CDS encoding carboxymuconolactone decarboxylase family protein, which produces MTLSDDSVKRGLANRRQVLGDAWVDRSVSSANTLNVDFQRMITSYAWDHIWSRPGLDRRTRRVMVLAITASMGRWEEFELHVRTGLSAPPDQPESAPLDLDTLKEVLLQIAVYAGVPAGNTGMAVVIKVAKELGLELAPADFHHP
- a CDS encoding patatin-like phospholipase family protein, yielding MQTAHSPLTGLVLSGGGARAAYQVGVLEAIADLRIACGLPRQNSPFQIFCGTSAGAINAAALASATDHFDDAVRHVASIWRHFHAEQVYRADSLSVIRSGAHWLTLLSLGWTVARWRKVRPHALLNNQPLAELLKQLVHLDRIPELIRDGHLSALAVTGSSYTTGEHITFYQSRDARAPWVRSQRKAVRTDITISHLLASSAIPFIFPARPVTVDGQPHYLGDGSMRQTAPIAPAIHLGAERILVVGAGRMKEPETQLPPGAEPSYPSLAQIGGHALSSIFLDALSVDVERAERINQTLSLIPAEARARSPLRPLNLLVLSPSQRIDEIAARHICDLPITIRTLLGAVGVKEPTPGQPGAGGAALASYLLFEPGFTGELMALGRADVAAKRAEICAFFGWTLPQPAH
- a CDS encoding restriction endonuclease, with protein sequence MKLKMAKNSLFAILLRSPWWISFVIAIAIVAACSALLPKEIWPFAALGAVPIFIIGCMAAWRQLKAPSGAKVEAIRAEAAAMSWKQFSTALEAAWKNEGQNVQHIADRVVDLRLEKSGTITLVSARRWKAATHGVESLKELDDAVTRLKAQYGVYVVLQGSLSDTARAYATEHGLLLLEGDALAAMLLKSKPRNT
- the metG gene encoding methionine--tRNA ligase encodes the protein MTARKIFATTALPYANGNFHIGHIMEYIQADTWVRAQRMQGNLVNFVGADDAHGAPIMIAAEKAGKTPQQFVADIASGRKQYLDGFHIAFDNWSNTDSAENHELSKQIYLDLKKAGFIETRVIEQFFDPEKNMFLPDRFIKGECPRCHAKDQYGDNCEVCSSVYSPTDLINPYSALSGAKPVLKTSEHFFFKLSDPRAVEFLTEWTQDGVHVQPEVANKIKEWFGVRTNPDGTTSEGLDDWDISRDAPYFGIEIPDAPGKYFYVWLDAPVGYLASLKELLNKRGENYEAYMADPALEQYHFIGKDIITFHTLFWPAMLKFSGRKTPTKICVHGFMTVNNGEKMSKSRGTGLDPLKYLSLGMNPEWLRYYLGAKLNGKNEDIDFNPEDFMARVNADLIGKYVNIASRAAGFLVKRFEGKLGEMSEDGQALIAQLREQQGPIIAAYEARDTARVVREIMLLCDRVNSYVDANKPWELAKKEGMEARLQDVCTTCIEAFRILTVYLKPILPQVAAEVANFLIMPPEDFADIDKPLGKDHQIGEYKHLMTRVDPKQLEALFEAPAAPVVEAVLPGGEEIAPTITIDDFAKVDLRIAKIVECKAVEGSTKLLQLTLDVGEGRTRNVFSGVSSMYKPEQLQGKLTVMVANLAPRKMKFGVSEGMVLAASHADEKAHPGIYVLEPFPGATPGMRIH
- the apbC gene encoding iron-sulfur cluster carrier protein ApbC, which gives rise to MTITEQGLMEALAQVRDPYTGKDYVSTRALRNVSISGGDVAFDVEIGYPAKSLVSELRQQLVTVAKALPGVENVSVNIVSKIIAHAVQRGVQMLPGVKNIIAVASGKGGVGKSTTAVNLALALAAEGANVGLLDADIYGPSQPLMTSTSGKPESLDGKLMEPKRSMGLQINSIGFLVDEEQAMIWRGPMASQALEQLIMQTRWQDLDYLVVDMPPGTGDIQLTMSQKVPLTGAVIVTTPQDIALLDAKKGINMFQKVNVPILGLVENMAVHVCTNCGHVEHIFGEDGGKKMAEKMGMDYLGALPLAMSIREQADSGKPTVVADPDGEVAQLYKSIARSVAVKIAQQAKDFSSKFPTITVSKNT